The following are from one region of the Hydrogenophaga sp. BPS33 genome:
- a CDS encoding 2-dehydro-3-deoxy-6-phosphogalactonate aldolase: MNLKHEDDVSDGVAQALVACPLVAILRGITPAEAVEVGLALHGAGIGVIEVPLNSPQPLVSIRLLADALKGKAIVGAGTVLRERDVDAVAAAGAQLVLSPNFKAPVVRCTKAHGLYSMPGVATPSEGFDALDEGADALKLFPGELLGPAVIKAWRAVFARTTPMFSVGGVSLDNLPAFKAAGASGAGIGSALYTPGRSATDTAHRAREFITRWHG, encoded by the coding sequence ATGAATCTGAAACACGAAGACGATGTGAGCGATGGGGTGGCGCAGGCGCTGGTGGCCTGCCCGCTGGTGGCCATCCTGCGTGGCATCACGCCGGCCGAGGCGGTGGAGGTCGGTCTCGCGTTGCACGGCGCGGGCATTGGCGTGATTGAAGTGCCGCTGAACTCGCCCCAGCCGTTGGTGAGCATCCGCCTGCTGGCCGATGCGCTCAAGGGCAAGGCCATCGTGGGCGCGGGCACGGTGCTGCGCGAGCGCGACGTCGATGCCGTGGCCGCGGCGGGCGCGCAACTGGTGCTCTCGCCCAATTTCAAGGCACCGGTTGTGCGGTGCACGAAGGCGCACGGGCTGTATTCGATGCCAGGCGTGGCCACGCCGAGCGAAGGCTTCGACGCGCTGGACGAGGGCGCGGACGCGCTCAAGCTGTTTCCGGGTGAGTTGCTCGGCCCTGCCGTCATCAAGGCCTGGCGCGCGGTGTTCGCGCGCACGACGCCGATGTTCAGCGTGGGCGGCGTGAGCCTGGACAACCTGCCGGCCTTCAAGGCCGCGGGTGCCAGCGGTGCGGGCATTGGTTCCGCGCTGTACACACCGGGCCGCTCGGCCACCGACACGGCCCACCGCGCACGCGAGTTCATCACGCGCTGGCACGGCTGA
- a CDS encoding 2-dehydro-3-deoxygalactonokinase: MTSPASALIAIDWGTSNLRASLLDASGAEIETRATPGGVMAVKNGAFGEALLALCGDWIERRADALIASGMVGSRQGWKEAAYLDCPAGLAEAAAQLTRVDVLPDVPLHIVPGLTCRSPDGEDDVMRGEETQMWGADLAPGSICMLPGTHAKWAWIGEAGQVTRFATYMTGELYGLLTQHGILGRLMTFGQSSPEAFEAGVRLGLEQHDNATHVIFAARTAGLMGRVPAEGLPDYLSGILMGIEIASATRTERPRAVVLLGDDGLCSRYAKALELAGIASTRAADGATTRGQWRVAQAAGLVERQP; this comes from the coding sequence ATGACGTCTCCTGCCTCCGCCCTCATCGCCATCGACTGGGGTACCTCCAACCTGCGCGCGAGCCTGCTCGATGCCAGCGGCGCCGAAATCGAAACGCGCGCCACGCCCGGTGGCGTGATGGCCGTAAAGAACGGCGCCTTCGGCGAGGCCCTGCTCGCGCTGTGTGGCGACTGGATCGAACGCCGCGCGGACGCGCTCATCGCCAGCGGCATGGTCGGCAGTCGCCAGGGCTGGAAGGAAGCGGCCTACCTGGACTGCCCGGCGGGGCTGGCCGAGGCCGCCGCGCAGCTCACGCGCGTGGACGTGTTGCCCGACGTGCCGCTGCACATCGTGCCTGGCCTCACCTGCCGCAGCCCGGACGGCGAAGACGATGTGATGCGCGGCGAAGAGACGCAGATGTGGGGCGCCGATCTCGCGCCGGGCAGCATCTGCATGCTGCCCGGCACGCACGCCAAATGGGCCTGGATCGGTGAGGCGGGTCAGGTCACCCGCTTTGCCACCTACATGACCGGCGAGCTCTACGGTCTTCTCACGCAACACGGCATCCTGGGCCGACTCATGACCTTCGGCCAGTCGTCGCCCGAAGCCTTCGAGGCCGGTGTGCGCCTGGGGCTGGAGCAGCACGACAACGCCACGCACGTGATCTTTGCCGCTCGCACCGCCGGCCTGATGGGCCGCGTGCCCGCAGAAGGCTTGCCCGACTACCTCTCGGGCATTCTCATGGGCATCGAAATCGCCAGTGCCACGCGCACCGAGCGCCCGCGTGCTGTGGTGTTGCTGGGCGACGATGGGCTGTGCAGCCGCTATGCGAAGGCGCTGGAGCTGGCGGGCATCGCGAGCACACGTGCCGCCGATGGCGCGACCACGCGCGGCCAATGGCGCGTGGCGCAAGCCGCTGGCTTGGTGGAGCGCCAGCCATGA
- a CDS encoding mandelate racemase/muconate lactonizing enzyme family protein translates to MSAPPRIAAVETLIVSLPRDTPYLGPLGEGERVSERGYLVRQGNRTIYPSTDMSVLIKVMAEDGTVGWGETYGIVAPDAVTAIIDDVLGPVIVGRDPRDATAIHEDLYDLMRVRGASGGYWGDAIAGIDIALWDLAGKLTGLPVAKLLGGQRTSRVPAYISGLPGKTLEDKVKIARDFAARGFTAFKYAAAVSFEGIVDEMRALREALGPQARLMVDLHWKFDAGEAVQLIDQLAPFNPYFVEAPCASEDLEGQARVAAAARVPVALGEEWRSVHEALPRFERRAMSIVQPEMGHTGISQFLQIGRMAHAFHMRVIPHASIGVGIFQAASLHASAALPNVPMHEYQHSVFDRNLQYVDTTMRCESGAFHLPEGPGLGIEPNASLWFFLRKKAQVS, encoded by the coding sequence ATGAGTGCGCCGCCCCGCATCGCCGCGGTCGAGACACTGATCGTCTCGCTGCCCCGCGACACCCCCTACCTGGGTCCCCTGGGCGAAGGCGAGCGGGTGAGCGAGCGCGGCTACCTGGTGCGCCAGGGCAACCGCACGATCTACCCGAGCACCGACATGTCGGTGCTGATCAAGGTCATGGCCGAAGATGGCACGGTGGGCTGGGGCGAGACCTACGGCATCGTCGCACCCGATGCGGTCACCGCCATCATCGACGACGTGCTCGGCCCGGTGATCGTCGGGCGCGATCCGCGCGACGCGACGGCCATCCACGAAGACCTGTACGACCTCATGCGCGTGCGCGGAGCTTCGGGCGGCTATTGGGGCGACGCCATCGCCGGCATCGACATCGCGCTGTGGGACCTGGCCGGCAAGCTCACCGGCCTGCCGGTGGCCAAGCTGCTGGGCGGCCAGCGCACCTCGCGGGTGCCGGCCTACATCTCGGGCCTGCCGGGCAAGACGCTGGAGGACAAGGTGAAGATCGCGCGCGACTTCGCGGCGCGCGGTTTCACCGCGTTCAAGTACGCCGCCGCCGTGTCGTTCGAAGGCATCGTCGACGAGATGCGCGCGCTGCGCGAGGCCCTCGGCCCGCAGGCCAGGCTGATGGTCGACCTGCATTGGAAGTTCGACGCGGGCGAGGCGGTCCAGCTCATCGACCAGCTCGCACCTTTCAACCCGTATTTCGTCGAAGCGCCGTGCGCCTCCGAAGACTTGGAAGGCCAGGCGCGCGTGGCCGCTGCCGCGCGCGTGCCGGTGGCGCTGGGTGAAGAGTGGCGTTCGGTGCACGAGGCTCTGCCGCGCTTCGAGCGCCGCGCCATGTCCATCGTGCAGCCCGAGATGGGCCACACCGGCATCAGCCAGTTCCTGCAGATCGGCCGCATGGCGCACGCCTTCCACATGCGCGTGATCCCGCACGCCAGCATCGGCGTGGGCATCTTCCAGGCCGCCAGCCTGCACGCCTCGGCCGCGCTGCCCAACGTGCCCATGCACGAATACCAGCACTCGGTGTTCGACCGCAATCTGCAATACGTCGACACCACCATGCGCTGCGAAAGCGGCGCGTTCCACCTTCCCGAAGGACCGGGCCTGGGCATCGAGCCCAACGCCTCGCTCTGGTTCTTCCTGCGCAAGAAAGCCCAAGTTTCATGA
- a CDS encoding dihydrodipicolinate synthase family protein yields MTSPASLSGVFPVLPTPFDAAGQADEKALRGLVRYLLEAGVDGITYPGVASEVGQLSVAERLSLTAAVLDEVAGRVPVVAGVSSAQAATTIELAKAAIGQGAVGLMVAVPPDRPSAAQQIDYFREVAAAVPSAVIVLQNVPMPVGAGLDPEAIVEVAQAVPSIRYVKEETLPSGQRLTVLREHGPATLAGVFGGAGGRYITDELRRGAAGTMPAIELAEVHVALFKAHRAGDEARVRELFTRMLPILNVQAVFRWSLTKYVLSARGLLSSENQRAAGPRLDALDKADVDAFLADVQDLLLPAHPLRRNAR; encoded by the coding sequence GTGACATCTCCTGCTTCCCTCTCCGGGGTCTTCCCTGTGCTTCCCACCCCTTTCGATGCCGCTGGGCAAGCCGATGAAAAGGCCTTGCGCGGTCTGGTGCGCTACCTGCTGGAGGCGGGCGTGGACGGCATCACCTACCCGGGCGTGGCCAGCGAAGTGGGGCAACTCAGCGTGGCCGAGCGCCTGTCGTTGACGGCTGCCGTGCTGGACGAGGTGGCGGGTCGCGTGCCGGTGGTGGCGGGCGTCTCCAGCGCGCAGGCAGCCACCACGATCGAGTTGGCCAAGGCGGCGATCGGGCAGGGCGCGGTCGGCCTGATGGTGGCCGTGCCGCCGGACCGCCCCAGCGCCGCGCAACAGATCGACTATTTCCGCGAAGTCGCTGCGGCGGTGCCCAGCGCGGTGATCGTGCTGCAGAACGTGCCCATGCCCGTGGGCGCCGGGCTCGATCCCGAAGCGATCGTGGAGGTGGCCCAGGCCGTGCCCTCGATCCGCTACGTGAAGGAAGAAACCCTGCCCAGCGGCCAGCGCCTGACGGTGCTGCGCGAACACGGTCCGGCCACGCTGGCCGGCGTGTTCGGCGGCGCGGGCGGGCGCTATATCACCGACGAGCTGCGCCGCGGCGCGGCCGGCACCATGCCGGCGATCGAACTCGCCGAGGTGCACGTGGCGCTGTTCAAGGCCCACCGGGCTGGCGACGAGGCGCGCGTGCGCGAACTGTTCACGCGCATGTTGCCCATCCTCAACGTGCAGGCGGTGTTCCGCTGGTCGCTCACCAAGTACGTGCTGAGCGCGCGCGGCCTGCTGAGCAGCGAGAACCAGCGCGCGGCCGGTCCGCGCCTGGACGCGCTGGACAAGGCCGATGTGGACGCCTTCCTGGCGGATGTGCAAGACCTCCTGCTGCCGGCGCATCCGCTGCGTCGGAACGCCAGATGA
- a CDS encoding SMP-30/gluconolactonase/LRE family protein, translated as MSDAAPTSIPAPSTAPGMGVLEKAMSVLNLVSAARAPMTFTQLQRASSLPKATLHRMLGTLVHEGLLRHDSYNKTFQLGFRLLELAHEVWSDFDLRVAAQDELVRLRNAFDESVQLVVLSGQQMVVVAGEDASREPQAASKVGLRLPMHASAAGKAIAAHLAPAQQAQLLAASLLERFTEHSIADEQALRAELDLTRARGYALEVGEYDDQRVSVAAPVFDYEGRAIGAVAVTANAARLDARRAHSLSAELIGAARAITHSAGGQPMSLLEHPEPPNAPTPEVRAIGEAHALLGEGPVWSPRDNALYWVDILAPAIHQLDAASGALRETRLGAMVSMVVPMASGGLLAATPAGLMAMASDTSRMVLFAHPESTRPGNRYNDGKCDRRGRLWISSMDMGAMANRGNLFRVDPDGSWEKVDSGFTVPNGLGFSPDNTRMYFTDTFRKTIYEYDFDLAAGSISNRRPLVVFGAGEGKPDGLTVDAEGCLWVAVWDGWEIARFAPDGRELLRVRLPVPRPTSCCFGGADLATLYVTSASVRLGAQALASAPLSGALFALEIPGVRGLPETTFAG; from the coding sequence ATGTCCGACGCTGCACCGACCTCCATCCCCGCCCCATCCACCGCCCCTGGCATGGGCGTGCTGGAAAAAGCCATGTCGGTGTTGAACCTGGTGTCGGCCGCTCGCGCGCCCATGACCTTCACCCAGTTGCAGCGCGCTTCCTCCCTACCCAAGGCGACGCTGCACCGCATGCTGGGCACGTTGGTGCACGAAGGCCTGTTGCGCCACGACAGCTACAACAAGACCTTCCAGCTCGGTTTCCGCTTGTTGGAACTCGCACACGAGGTCTGGAGCGACTTCGACCTGCGCGTGGCCGCCCAGGACGAGCTGGTGCGCCTGCGCAATGCGTTCGATGAGAGCGTGCAGCTGGTGGTGCTCAGCGGCCAGCAGATGGTGGTGGTGGCGGGCGAAGACGCCAGCCGCGAACCGCAAGCCGCTTCCAAGGTGGGCCTGCGCCTGCCCATGCACGCCAGCGCGGCGGGCAAGGCGATCGCCGCCCATCTCGCGCCCGCGCAGCAGGCGCAGTTGCTGGCGGCATCGCTGCTGGAGCGCTTCACCGAACACAGCATCGCCGACGAGCAGGCCCTGCGCGCCGAGCTCGACCTCACCCGCGCCCGCGGCTATGCGCTCGAAGTCGGCGAATACGACGACCAGCGGGTGAGCGTGGCGGCACCGGTGTTCGACTACGAAGGCCGGGCCATCGGCGCGGTCGCCGTCACCGCCAACGCCGCGCGGCTGGATGCGCGGCGCGCACACAGCCTATCGGCCGAGCTGATCGGCGCGGCGCGCGCCATCACGCACAGCGCGGGCGGCCAGCCCATGTCCCTGCTGGAGCACCCCGAACCGCCGAACGCGCCCACGCCGGAGGTGCGTGCCATCGGCGAAGCGCATGCCTTGCTGGGCGAAGGCCCGGTCTGGTCGCCGCGCGACAACGCGCTGTACTGGGTCGACATCCTGGCGCCGGCCATCCACCAGCTCGACGCCGCCAGCGGCGCGCTGCGAGAGACCCGGCTGGGCGCGATGGTGAGCATGGTCGTGCCCATGGCCTCCGGCGGCCTGCTCGCGGCCACCCCGGCGGGCCTGATGGCGATGGCGTCGGACACCAGCCGCATGGTGCTGTTCGCCCACCCCGAATCGACACGCCCGGGCAACCGCTACAACGACGGCAAGTGCGACCGGCGCGGGCGCCTGTGGATCAGCTCGATGGACATGGGCGCCATGGCCAACCGGGGCAACCTGTTCCGCGTCGACCCCGACGGCAGTTGGGAGAAGGTCGACAGCGGCTTCACCGTGCCCAACGGCCTGGGCTTCAGCCCGGACAACACGCGGATGTACTTCACCGACACCTTCCGCAAGACCATCTACGAATACGACTTCGACCTCGCGGCCGGCAGCATCTCGAACCGCCGCCCGCTCGTCGTGTTCGGTGCGGGCGAAGGCAAGCCGGACGGTCTGACGGTGGACGCGGAGGGCTGCCTCTGGGTCGCGGTGTGGGACGGCTGGGAAATCGCGCGCTTCGCGCCCGATGGCCGCGAACTGCTGCGCGTGCGCCTGCCGGTACCGCGCCCCACCAGTTGCTGCTTCGGCGGTGCCGATCTCGCCACGCTCTACGTCACCAGCGCCTCGGTGCGGCTGGGCGCCCAGGCCCTGGCCAGCGCGCCGCTCTCGGGCGCCTTGTTCGCGCTGGAAATCCCCGGCGTGCGGGGTTTGCCGGAAACCACGTTCGCCGGCTGA
- the gcvT gene encoding glycine cleavage system aminomethyltransferase GcvT has translation MSKAKPAADLLQTPLHALHLELGARMVPFAGYSMPVQYPTGLMAEHLHTRKAAGLFDVSHMGQLKLVGPDAPAALETLMPVDVIGLGVGKQRYGLLLNDEGGILDDLMFVNRGHDLFLIVNGACKAADIAHIQSRIGSRCDVTPLPDRALLALQGPLAVNVMQRLVPGVEKLVFMTGSPFQWNGVDLYITRSGYTGEDGFEISVAADRIDAFVRTLLAQPEVWPIGLGARNSLRLEAGLCLYGNDLDTTTTPVEAGLNWAMQKARRAGGERAGGFPGAARVLAQLDGSEPLTRKRVGLVAKEWVPVREDVELQTPDGEVIGKTSSGLIGPSANKPVAIGYVKPEHAAIGTAVVAMVRGKPVPMEVSTMPFVPNRYYRG, from the coding sequence ATGTCCAAAGCCAAGCCCGCCGCCGACCTCCTCCAGACCCCGCTGCACGCCCTGCACCTCGAACTTGGCGCCCGCATGGTGCCCTTCGCCGGCTATTCGATGCCGGTGCAGTACCCCACCGGCCTGATGGCCGAACACCTGCACACGCGCAAGGCCGCCGGCCTGTTCGACGTCTCGCACATGGGCCAGCTCAAGCTGGTCGGGCCCGATGCCCCGGCCGCCCTGGAGACCCTCATGCCGGTGGACGTGATCGGCCTGGGCGTGGGCAAGCAGCGCTACGGCCTGCTGCTCAACGACGAGGGGGGCATCCTCGACGACCTGATGTTCGTCAACCGCGGGCACGACCTGTTCCTCATCGTCAACGGCGCCTGCAAGGCCGCCGACATCGCGCACATCCAGTCGCGCATCGGCTCGCGCTGCGACGTCACCCCCCTGCCCGACCGCGCCCTGCTCGCCCTGCAAGGACCGCTGGCCGTGAACGTGATGCAGCGCCTCGTGCCCGGTGTGGAAAAGCTCGTTTTCATGACCGGTTCTCCTTTCCAGTGGAACGGCGTCGACCTGTACATCACCCGCAGTGGCTACACCGGTGAAGACGGCTTCGAGATCTCCGTGGCGGCCGACCGCATCGACGCCTTCGTCCGCACGCTGCTCGCGCAACCCGAGGTCTGGCCCATCGGCCTGGGCGCGCGCAACTCGCTGCGCCTCGAAGCCGGTCTTTGCCTCTATGGCAACGATCTGGACACCACCACCACGCCCGTGGAAGCCGGGCTCAACTGGGCCATGCAGAAGGCGCGCCGCGCTGGCGGCGAACGCGCGGGCGGCTTCCCGGGCGCAGCCCGCGTGCTCGCCCAGCTCGACGGCAGCGAGCCCTTGACACGCAAGCGCGTTGGCCTGGTCGCCAAGGAATGGGTGCCGGTGCGTGAAGACGTGGAACTGCAGACACCCGATGGCGAGGTCATCGGAAAGACCTCCAGCGGCCTCATCGGCCCCAGCGCCAACAAGCCCGTGGCCATCGGCTACGTCAAGCCCGAACACGCCGCCATCGGCACCGCCGTGGTGGCCATGGTGCGTGGCAAGCCCGTGCCCATGGAAGTGAGCACCATGCCCTTCGTGCCCAACCGCTACTACCGCGGCTGA
- the gcvH gene encoding glycine cleavage system protein GcvH: MTTKYTEDHEWLTVEGGIATVGITVHAQDALGDVVFVDLPEVGKTFAQKDVAGVVESVKAAADVYMPVSGEITEVNEALRDDPSLANTDPLKAGWFFKVKLSDPAQVDALLDETAYNAFAANA; this comes from the coding sequence ATGACCACCAAGTACACCGAAGACCACGAATGGCTCACCGTGGAAGGCGGCATCGCCACCGTCGGCATCACCGTGCACGCGCAGGACGCGCTGGGCGACGTGGTGTTCGTCGACCTGCCCGAAGTCGGCAAGACCTTCGCGCAGAAGGACGTGGCCGGCGTGGTCGAGTCCGTGAAAGCCGCGGCCGATGTCTACATGCCCGTGAGCGGCGAGATCACCGAAGTCAACGAAGCCCTGCGCGACGACCCCTCGCTGGCCAACACCGACCCTCTCAAGGCCGGCTGGTTCTTCAAGGTCAAGCTGTCGGATCCGGCGCAGGTGGACGCGCTGCTCGACGAGACCGCCTACAACGCCTTCGCAGCGAACGCCTGA